The following are encoded together in the Xanthomonas sacchari genome:
- a CDS encoding glycosyltransferase family 39 protein — MQGEQRARSVFIVLWTLVTAAKLLVAARLPLFVDEAFYWQEGQHLALAYSDLPGLTAWLARLGVALGGDHLLALRAPFLLLGAAVPWLIARIATRWFGAVAGWRAGSLALLMPLSGTLGILALPDVPMALATILCIDATARLLRQTEALSAVELALGLVIGALSHYRFVGVIGVGAIALLLIPQGRRMLRDPQVWVALALGMVAWLPLLAWNADNGEAGLKFQLVDRHPWSFQPAGIAFLLIQLLLVTPLLAVAMTKVALMATRGGSSGTRVQWRYFGLLGGVSTLGIFLLGFFTDAERVSFHWPLPGYLALLIATPVILNGWSKPLRRATWLLAGLGLVGAFGYYLAVSVPAVREHTAGDKYYPRNFAGWRPLAGAVRRELASMPPGTKVLADNFKVGAELGFELRDPNIQVLPHPLNDKHGRSAQLQQWGLLNDGHRDGPRLLVLSPSDMKYRLLLQRYHAVCDLVGPLPPPRVVSSDHGSQRFLLFALPAQRASGPCTTPAMAWFNTPDVDASVGRRFDVSGWAFKDGVGIDRIEVLLDGKVAAQAHYGDVYDVTRFWKISTDPNHPNIGFRAAVDASGLAPGTHWLGLRLHGRDGSVEDWWEQPIVLRPH, encoded by the coding sequence ATGCAAGGGGAACAACGTGCACGCAGCGTCTTCATCGTGCTGTGGACGCTCGTCACTGCCGCCAAACTGCTGGTCGCCGCGCGCCTGCCGTTGTTCGTGGACGAGGCATTCTATTGGCAGGAAGGCCAGCACCTGGCGCTGGCCTACTCGGACCTGCCCGGGCTGACCGCGTGGCTGGCGCGGCTGGGCGTGGCGCTCGGCGGCGATCACCTGCTGGCGCTGCGCGCGCCGTTCCTGCTGCTGGGCGCGGCCGTGCCGTGGCTGATCGCGCGCATCGCCACGCGCTGGTTCGGCGCAGTGGCCGGCTGGCGCGCCGGCAGCCTGGCCTTGCTGATGCCGCTGTCCGGCACCCTGGGCATCCTGGCGCTGCCGGACGTGCCGATGGCGCTGGCGACGATCCTGTGCATCGACGCCACCGCGCGGCTGCTGCGCCAGACCGAGGCGCTGAGCGCGGTGGAGCTGGCGCTGGGCCTGGTCATCGGCGCGCTGAGCCATTACCGCTTCGTCGGCGTGATCGGCGTCGGCGCGATCGCGCTGCTGCTGATCCCGCAGGGCCGGCGCATGCTGCGCGATCCGCAGGTCTGGGTCGCGCTGGCGCTGGGCATGGTCGCCTGGCTGCCGCTGCTGGCCTGGAACGCGGACAACGGCGAGGCCGGTCTCAAGTTCCAGTTGGTCGACCGCCATCCCTGGAGTTTCCAGCCCGCCGGCATCGCCTTCCTGCTAATCCAGTTGCTGCTGGTCACGCCGTTGCTGGCGGTGGCGATGACCAAGGTGGCGCTGATGGCCACGCGCGGCGGCAGCAGCGGCACGCGCGTGCAGTGGCGGTATTTCGGGCTGCTCGGTGGCGTGTCCACGCTGGGCATCTTCCTGCTCGGGTTCTTCACCGACGCCGAGCGGGTCAGTTTCCACTGGCCGCTGCCGGGCTATCTGGCGCTGCTGATCGCCACGCCGGTGATCCTCAACGGCTGGAGCAAGCCGCTGCGCCGCGCGACCTGGCTGCTGGCCGGGCTGGGCCTGGTCGGTGCGTTCGGCTACTACCTGGCGGTGTCGGTGCCGGCGGTGCGCGAGCACACTGCCGGCGACAAGTACTATCCGCGCAACTTCGCCGGCTGGCGGCCGCTGGCCGGCGCGGTGCGTCGCGAACTGGCGAGCATGCCGCCCGGCACCAAGGTGCTGGCGGACAACTTCAAGGTCGGTGCCGAACTCGGCTTCGAACTGCGCGATCCGAACATCCAGGTGCTGCCGCATCCGTTGAACGACAAGCACGGGCGCAGCGCGCAACTGCAGCAGTGGGGCCTGCTCAACGACGGCCACCGCGACGGTCCGCGGCTGCTGGTGCTCTCGCCCAGCGACATGAAGTACCGGCTGCTGCTGCAGCGCTACCACGCGGTGTGCGACCTGGTCGGTCCGCTGCCGCCGCCGCGGGTGGTGTCCAGCGACCACGGCAGCCAGCGTTTCCTGCTGTTCGCGCTGCCGGCGCAGCGTGCGAGCGGGCCTTGCACCACGCCGGCGATGGCCTGGTTCAACACCCCGGACGTGGACGCCAGCGTCGGCCGCCGCTTCGACGTGTCCGGCTGGGCGTTCAAGGACGGCGTGGGGATCGACCGGATCGAGGTGCTGCTCGACGGCAAGGTCGCGGCGCAGGCGCACTACGGCGACGTCTACGACGTGACCAGATTCTGGAAGATCTCCACCGATCCCAACCATCCGAACATCGGTTTCCGCGCCGCCGTCGATGCCAGTGGCCTGGCACCGGGCACGCACTGGTTGGGCCTGCGCCTGCATGGCCGCGACGGCAGCGTCGAGGACTGGTGGGAACAACCGATCGTGCTGCGCCCGCACTGA
- a CDS encoding MoxR family ATPase, whose product MPSPPRLPEMLTDTLREALTRAQQQVNALVLGKPQQVRMAFVALLSGGHLLIEDLPGLGKTTLAHALAASLGLGFQRVQFTSDLLPADVLGVSVYDAQSRQFQFHPGPVFTHVLLADEINRAPPRTQSALLEAMAEQQVTLDGTTHPLPSPFFVIATQNPVDLSGTFPLPDSQLDRFLLRLALGYPNAEAERALLSGSDRRDLIAQAQPLLGEADMATLRQGVEQIHASEALVGYVQALLARSRQHPGVRVGLSPRAGIALLRAAKAHALLLGRGHVLPEDVQALFVAVAEHRLVAEQESASGQALAKAILHSVAVD is encoded by the coding sequence ATGCCTAGTCCGCCCCGCTTGCCGGAAATGCTAACCGATACGTTGCGCGAGGCGCTCACGCGCGCCCAGCAGCAGGTCAACGCGCTGGTCCTGGGCAAGCCGCAACAGGTGCGCATGGCGTTTGTCGCCCTGCTGTCCGGCGGACATCTGCTGATCGAGGACCTGCCCGGCCTGGGCAAGACCACGCTGGCGCATGCGCTGGCGGCGAGCCTGGGGCTGGGCTTCCAGCGCGTGCAGTTCACCTCCGACCTGCTGCCGGCCGACGTGCTCGGCGTGTCGGTGTACGACGCGCAGTCGCGCCAGTTCCAGTTCCATCCCGGCCCAGTGTTCACCCACGTGCTGCTCGCTGACGAGATCAACCGCGCGCCGCCGCGCACGCAGAGCGCGCTGCTGGAAGCGATGGCCGAACAGCAGGTCACCCTCGACGGCACCACCCATCCGCTGCCGTCGCCGTTCTTCGTGATCGCCACGCAGAACCCGGTGGACCTGTCGGGCACCTTCCCCCTGCCCGACTCGCAACTGGACCGCTTCCTGCTGCGGCTGGCGCTGGGCTATCCCAACGCCGAGGCCGAACGCGCGCTGCTCAGCGGCAGCGACCGCCGCGACCTGATCGCGCAGGCGCAGCCGCTGCTCGGCGAGGCCGACATGGCGACCCTGCGCCAGGGCGTGGAGCAGATCCATGCCAGCGAGGCGCTGGTCGGCTACGTGCAGGCGCTGCTGGCGCGCAGCCGCCAGCATCCGGGCGTACGCGTGGGCCTGTCGCCGCGCGCCGGCATCGCCCTGCTGCGCGCGGCCAAGGCGCATGCGCTGCTGCTCGGCCGCGGCCATGTGCTGCCCGAGGACGTGCAGGCGCTGTTCGTGGCCGTGGCCGAGCATCGCCTGGTGGCCGAACAGGAATCGGCCTCCGGCCAGGCCCTGGCCAAGGCGATCCTGCACAGCGTCGCGGTGGACTGA
- a CDS encoding DUF58 domain-containing protein, with protein sequence MPGGRRDWRQRLAQLAAPRAPEALPVHLDRRRIYILPTPFGGFLALLLAAMLLGALNYNNNPALLLAMLLGAAAMASAIVAHLQLSGLRLEALSAEPVAAGQPLRLRLALATADGRRRRGLRVRHGAAHTYLDLHRDDRNEADLEVPTERRGWLDLQRIQVSTTQPLGLLRAWAWFWPDTPLLVYPQPEADGPPLPAGAGTPTQTRLHALGEELHQLRPYRAGDAPRAIAWKHSARRDTLLVREYERPIGVDVVLDWRTLPALPHERRIARLARWVEEAERDGRRYRLLLPGQPALGPGRGPQHRHLCLRALALLPHG encoded by the coding sequence ATGCCGGGCGGGCGGCGCGACTGGCGGCAGCGACTGGCGCAGTTGGCCGCGCCGCGCGCGCCGGAAGCGCTGCCGGTGCATCTGGACCGGCGCCGCATCTACATCCTGCCGACGCCGTTCGGCGGCTTCCTGGCACTGCTGCTGGCGGCGATGCTGCTCGGCGCGCTGAACTACAACAACAACCCGGCGCTGCTGCTGGCGATGCTGCTCGGCGCGGCGGCAATGGCCAGCGCCATCGTCGCCCATCTGCAGTTGTCCGGACTGCGCCTGGAGGCACTGTCGGCCGAGCCGGTCGCGGCCGGGCAACCGCTGCGCCTGCGGCTGGCATTGGCCACCGCCGACGGCCGCCGCCGGCGCGGCCTGCGCGTGCGCCACGGCGCCGCGCACACCTACCTCGACCTGCACCGCGACGATCGAAACGAGGCCGACCTGGAGGTGCCCACCGAGCGTCGCGGCTGGCTCGACCTGCAACGCATCCAGGTCTCCACCACCCAGCCGCTGGGCCTGCTGCGCGCCTGGGCCTGGTTCTGGCCGGACACCCCGCTGCTGGTCTATCCGCAACCGGAAGCCGACGGCCCGCCGCTGCCTGCAGGCGCCGGCACCCCGACCCAGACCCGCCTGCACGCGCTCGGCGAAGAGCTGCACCAGCTGCGCCCGTATCGCGCCGGCGACGCGCCGCGGGCGATCGCCTGGAAGCACTCGGCACGCCGCGACACCCTGCTGGTGCGCGAGTACGAACGCCCGATCGGGGTGGACGTGGTGCTGGACTGGCGCACGCTGCCGGCGTTGCCGCACGAACGCCGCATCGCACGGCTGGCGCGCTGGGTCGAAGAAGCCGAGCGCGACGGCCGTCGCTATCGCCTGCTGCTACCGGGGCAGCCGGCGCTGGGGCCGGGCCGCGGGCCGCAGCACCGGCATCTGTGCCTGCGCGCGCTGGCGCTGCTGCCGCATGGCTGA
- a CDS encoding glycosyltransferase family 2 protein → MSSFPSDRPAAAPRIAVLVPCHNEAATIGQVVADFATHLPGAQVHVFDNNSSDATIARARAAGAVVREVALQGKGNVVRRLFADIEADVYVLVDGDATYDAAMAPALVERLLRDGLDMVVGARRSDAAAAYRAGHRTGNVLLTRCVGFLFGRSFDDMLSGYRVFSRRYVKSFPAHAAGFETETELAVHALQLRMPVAEVDTAYGARPEGSQSKLRTWHDGTRILLTILRLFKAERPLLFFSLGFGACVLLALALAVPLLQTYLETGLVPRFPTAILCSALVLLGVLLLACGLILDTVTRGRIEAKRLAYLAIPAWPVDAQGTQRSDAA, encoded by the coding sequence ATGTCCAGTTTCCCCTCCGATCGCCCCGCGGCCGCGCCGCGGATCGCGGTGCTGGTGCCGTGCCACAACGAAGCGGCCACCATCGGCCAGGTGGTGGCCGATTTCGCCACGCATCTGCCCGGCGCGCAGGTCCACGTGTTCGACAACAACTCCAGCGACGCCACCATCGCCCGGGCGCGGGCGGCCGGCGCGGTGGTGCGCGAGGTCGCGCTGCAGGGCAAGGGCAACGTGGTGCGGCGCCTGTTCGCCGACATCGAGGCCGACGTCTACGTGCTGGTCGACGGCGATGCGACCTACGATGCGGCGATGGCGCCGGCGCTGGTCGAGCGGCTGCTGCGCGACGGGCTGGACATGGTGGTGGGCGCGCGCCGCAGCGACGCGGCGGCCGCCTACCGCGCCGGCCATCGCACCGGCAACGTGCTGCTGACCCGCTGCGTCGGCTTTCTGTTCGGGCGCAGCTTCGACGACATGCTGTCCGGCTACCGGGTGTTCTCGCGGCGCTACGTGAAGTCGTTTCCCGCGCATGCCGCCGGCTTCGAGACCGAGACCGAACTGGCGGTACACGCGCTGCAACTGCGCATGCCGGTGGCGGAGGTGGACACCGCCTACGGCGCGCGTCCGGAAGGATCGCAGAGCAAGCTGCGCACCTGGCACGACGGCACCCGCATCCTGTTGACCATCCTGCGCCTGTTCAAGGCCGAGCGACCGTTGCTGTTCTTCTCGCTGGGCTTCGGTGCCTGCGTGCTGCTGGCGCTGGCGCTGGCGGTGCCGTTGTTGCAGACCTACCTGGAGACCGGCCTGGTGCCACGTTTTCCCACCGCGATCCTGTGCTCGGCGCTGGTGTTGCTCGGCGTGCTGCTGCTGGCCTGCGGGCTGATCCTGGATACGGTCACGCGCGGCCGCATCGAGGCCAAGCGCCTGGCCTACCTGGCGATCCCGGCCTGGCCGGTGGACGCGCAGGGCACGCAACGGAGCGACGCCGCATGA